In Gigantopelta aegis isolate Gae_Host chromosome 6, Gae_host_genome, whole genome shotgun sequence, the following are encoded in one genomic region:
- the LOC121376207 gene encoding dentin sialophosphoprotein-like: MLNNPAVVNSLAKLRKNRNKENPLSGSSDHLSSLISDASYAYSQLYGESSTSQVLSNTDTNDKSRRMANSGFEYGDRKASRDADKSEIQKKRKYEEDSHDNSKKQKVSPSVSVRGRTAKRIVDKYPGSSGPANIQREKHHTRNGDPGDKTLDSCFKGDKHSLDNGTKDKKKAHENDKRRKGEKETSVKKDEKEKSVRKGEKSVRKDHIYERDKKTISTSKTDHSTIGATEKYDQKERNDKRRKGEKEKTVRKDHIYERDKKTVSTSKTDHSTIGATEKYDRRERNDKRRKGEQENSVTKDHIYERDKNTRDTSKSDHSAIGATEKYDQRERNSHSDKTRHKRLDPRSHQSSPSSKGVCTENTDLGNGASHLTPISEKRAILEDDVEHKDSISHSDKKKYTEPGQHGIKTRDNPIHLTQGLPNLVSMECIDHNIIPVSSPVLKQVVDMESGVANVEQNNCPDSSQVSPKTISKEADDLGSTSHAPLISQKTVILGHNPSPNNICSDGDNKSNSARVLAKSIGLEHVQHVIQVDDVHDRSIILEITLNVKGDVKAVKQRNRARNIPLASLKRKQVRDGDTTTKQSDSAVHLAKEIILEGGDHIDDEVNHLLPSPKKIRIQYTTVYSPSSNSENKALKGLSSAAETDETNDHGKGAKCHETDEESSTSSSDEESSSSDDTSSDSDSDVGERNSVYPASSGIHNNSQQIVNGSDNPHVLKLFDRLKPLNELLSSMLSSQNRRTDASKTDVSKVSKTSVSSKQTGKGKDSKANDATAKIVSDKRHTISDKDKPVSKVSKTSASHTQTGKAKYSKAKDTTAKIVSDKSDTISDKDKPGSKVSKTSASHTQRGKAKYSKAKDTTAEIVSDKSDTISDKDKPVSKVSKTSASHTQRGKAKYSKAKDTTAKIVSDKSDTISDKDSPVYNENSIRYPCISLDDEDWSLQLHVVSDEEISDASSLEDGELQNESPDDYIVSKRLTERKPNFEPLIKLKTPNISASTSGQQRGQRKGTKLSMDLYRPMTGESHSSNQATKAFSTLKGYKIPRKSSLGSQKRPFSDVGSIDRTPKRKRLEKSPSQSVGW, from the exons ATGCTGAATAATCCTGCCGTTGTGAATTCTTTGGCCAAACTAAGAAAGAATAGAAACAAGGAGAATCCTCTTTCTGGGAGTTCTGATCACTTATCTTCACTGATATCAGATGCAAGCTATGCATATTCTCAGTTATATGGGGAATCTTCAACGTCACAGGTATTGTCTAATACAGACACTAATGATAAAAGCAGAAGGATGGCCAACAGTGGTTTTGAGTATGGCGACAGAAAAGCGTCCAGAGACGCAGATAAAAGTGAAATacagaaaaagagaaaatatgAAGAAGACAGTCATGATAATTCCAAAAAGCAAAAAGTGTCACCTTCTGTAAGTGTTAGGGGCAGAACAGCAAAAAGGATTGTTGATAAATATCCTGGAAGTTCTGGCCCTGCCAACATACAAAGGGAAAAGCACCACACAAGAAATGGTGACCCCGGAGACAAGACATTAGACAGCTGTTTTAAAGGTGATAAACATTCATTAGATAATGGGACCAAGGATAAGAAAAAGGCACACGAAAATGATAAGAGAAGAAAAGGTGAAAAAGAAACGAGTgtaaaaaaagatgaaaaggaAAAGAGTGTAAGAAAAGGTGAAAAGAGTGTAAGAAAAGACCACATATATGAAAGGGATAAAAAGACCATAAGTACCTCCAAAACTGACCACAGTACAATCGGAGCAACTGAGAAATATgaccagaaagaaagaaatgataaGAGAAGAAAAGGTGAAAAGGAAAAGACTGTAAGAAAAGACCACATATATGAAAGGGATAAAAAGACTGTAAGTACCTCCAAAACTGACCACAGTACAATCGGAGCAACGGAGAAATATGACCGGAGAGAAAGAAATGATAAGAGAAGAAAAGGTGAACAGGAAAACAGTGTAACTAAAGACCACATATATGAAAGGGATAAAAACACCAGAGATACCTCCAAAAGTGACCACAGTGCAATTGGAGCAACTGAGAAATACGACCAGAGAGAAAGAAACTCTCATTCTGACAAAACTCGACATAAACGTTTGGACCCAAGAAGTCATCAAAGTTCCCCGTCTTCCAAAGGTGTTTGCACAGAAAACACTGACCTGGGGAATGGTGCAAGTCATTTAACACCGATTTCAGAAAAACGGGCTATTCTGGAAGATGACGTTGAACACAAAGACAGTATCAGTCATTCCGATAAGAAAAAGTATACAGAACCTGGTCAACATGGTATTAAAACAAGAGATAATCCAATTCACTTGACACAAGGGTTACCGAACCTGGTTAGTATGGAATGTATTGATCACAATATTATACCCGTTTCATCACCAGTTTTAAAACAAGTAGTTGATATGGAGAGTGGTGTTGCTAATGTTGAACAGAACAATTGTCCAGATAGTTCACAAGTTTCACCAAAGACAATTTCTAAGGAAGCTGATGATCTGGGGAGTACTAGTCATGCACCATTGATTTCACAAAAAACAGTCATTCTGGGACACAATCCTTCACCAAATAATATCTGTAGTGATGGTGATAATAAGAGTAATTCAGCACGGGTGTTGGCAAAATCAATTGGTCTTGAACATGTTCAACATGTTATACAGGTGGATGATGTGCATGATCGATcaataattttagaaataacattAAATGTGAAAGGTGATGTAAAGGCTGTTAAACAGAGAAATAGAGCCCGCAATATACCACTGGCTTCACTCAAACGAAAGCAGGTACGAGATGGTGATACAACTACAAAACAAAGCGACAGTGCAGTTCATTTAGCAAAAGAAATTATTCTGGAAGGTGGGGACCATATTGATGATGAGGTGAATCATTTGCTGCCTTCACCAAAGAAAATTCGTATACAATATACTACTGTTTACAGTCCTTCAAGTAACAGTGAGAATAAGGCTTTAAAGGGATTGTCATCTGCAGCTGAAACTGATGAGACAAACGACCATGGTAAAGGTGCCAAATGTCATGAAACTGATGAAGAAAGTTCAACTTCAAGTTCTGATGAAGAAAGTTCAAGTTCTGATGATACATCATCAGATAGTGACAGTGACGTGGGTGAACGTAATTCAGTTTACCCTGCATCAAGTGGAATTCATAACAATTCTCAGCAGATTGTGAATGGTTCTGATAATccacatgttttaaaattatttgacagACTGAAGCCCTTAAATGAATTGTTAAGTAGCATGCTGAGTAGTCAGAATAGAAGAACGGATGCATCCAAGACGGATGTTTCTAAAGTTTCAAAAACTTCAGTGAGTAGCAAACAGACAGGTAAAGGAAAAGATTCCAAAGCAAACGATGCTACAGCAAAAATAGTCTCAGATAAACGTCATACTATCAGTGACAAAGACAAACCAGTTTCTAAAGTTTCAAAAACTTCAGCCAGTCACACACAGACAGGTAAAGCAAAATATTCCAAAGCAAAGGATACCACAGCAAAAATAGTCTCAGATAAAAGTGATACTATCAGTGACAAAGACAAACCAGGTTCTAAAGTTTCAAAAACTTCAGCCAGTCACACACAGAGAGGTAAAGCAAAATATTCCAAAGCAAAGGATACCACAGCAGAAATAGTCTCAGATAAAAGTGATACTATCAGTGACAAAGACAAACCAGTTTCTAAAGTTTCAAAAACTTCAGCCAGTCACACACAGAGAGGTAAAGCAAAATATTCCAAAGCAAAGGATACCACAGCAAAAATAGTCTCAGATAAAAGTGATACTATCAGTGACAAAGACAGTCCAGTTTACAATGAAAACAGTATTAGGTATCCATGCATTTCATTGGATGATGAAGATTGGTCACTGCAGCTGCACGTGGTCAGTGATGAAGAAATAAGCGATGCTAGCTCTTTAGAGGATGGGGAATTACAGAATGAATCTCCAGATGACTACATTGTTAGCAAACGTCTAACTGAAAGAAAGCCCAATTTTGAACCCCTAATCAAATTAAAGACACCAAAC ATTTCAGCATCCACCAGTGGACAGCAAAGAGGACAAAGAAAGGGAACAAAATTGAGTATGGATTTATACCGACCTATGACTGGTGAATCTCATTCTTCAAATCAAGCCACCAAGGCATTTTCAACGTTAAAGGGTTATAAAATACCACGGAAAAGTTCCTTGGGCTCACAAAAAAGGCCATTTTCAGATGTCGGCAGCATTGACAGGACTCCTAAGAGAAAAAGACTTGAAAAATCACCCAGTCAATCTGTAGGCTGGTAG